A section of the Triticum dicoccoides isolate Atlit2015 ecotype Zavitan chromosome 7A, WEW_v2.0, whole genome shotgun sequence genome encodes:
- the LOC119330887 gene encoding exonuclease 1-like yields the protein MGIPNLLRFMKPFIEPVHIKKYAGQRVGIDAYSWLHKGAYSCSMELCMSPRSAGARRYISYFMHHVNLLRHHKVVPVVVFDGGSMPCKSATDEDRHKKRELSLVLGKEKLEQGNTAAAIDLFRKAVQITPSMAYQLIQILKTENVEFVVAPYEADAQLAYLATLDADQGGIAAVITEDSDLIAYGCTAIIFKMDRFGNGEEFRMEKTLKTVKDGLCFQDFDQNLFTGMCVLAGCDFLPSVPGIGTKRAYSLISKHKNIDLVLSTLKLDKRYSVPDDYIDSFWKTLAVFNHARVYDVKSKSLKHLKPLEERYLNYLAGNLDILGPALAPSMARAIAEGRLNPVTMETFDEFSRTISPVEFIDTSALNVASQYGFQEILTQESTITICSSEESRDDIAAFVVDDITSGEQKCNKGVLALGKFLPQKHSSPAVECKEVKPKNTPDNNPFKKRKLPTDQGKVPDQNELLIDLDEEEAVVLCSSLSRESVGPAESLDRNGVSTGLCWPLTQESVASIPNERSSKRQSQQEAIRNITNKNKDERSGLLKFFMRL from the exons ATGGGGATCCCCAACCTGCTCCGCTTCATGAAGCCGTTCATCGAGCCCGTGCACATCAAGAAGTACGCCGGCCAGCGG GTCGGCATCGACGCGTACTCCTGGCTCCACAAGGGGGCCTACTCCTGCAGCATGGAGCTGTGCATGAGCCCCAGGAGCGCCGGCGCCAGGCGCTACATCAGCTACTTCATGCACCATGTCAACCTCCTGCGGCACCACAAGGTCGTGCCCGTCGTCGTCTTTGACGGGGGCAGCATGCCCTGCAAGTCGGCCACGGATGAAGACCGGCATAA GAAGAGAGAACTCAGTTTGGTGTTGGGGAAAGAAAAGCTTGAGCAAGGAAATACAGCTGCTGCAATCGACCTTTTCCGG AAAGCTGTGCAAATTACTCCATCGATGGCTTATCAATTGATTCAG ATTTTAAAGACAGAAAATGTTGAGTTCGTGGTTGCTCCATACGAAGCAGATGCACAGTTGGCATATCTAGCTACTCTAGATGCTGATCAAGGGGGCATAGCTGCTGTTATAACAGAAGACAGTGACTTAATAGCATATGGTTGCACTGCT ATTATATTTAAGATGGATCGCTTCGGGAATGGTGAAGAATTCAGAATGGAGAAAACCTTGAAGACTGTAAAAGATGGTCTTTGCTTCCAGGATTTTGATCAAAACCTTTTTACTG GTATGTGTGTCCTTGCAGGATGCGACTTTCTTCCCTCGGTGCCTGGCATTGGTACTAAAAGGGCATATTCTCTCATCTCAAAACATAAAAATATTGACCTT GTGTTATCAACCTTGAAGCTTGACAAGCGGTATTCCGTGCCGGATGATTACATTGATTCCTTCTGGAAAACTCTTGCAGTATTCAATCATGCTAGAGT ATACGACGTCAAAAGCAAGTCACTGAAACATTTAAAACCTTTGGAGGAACGATATCTTAACTACTTGGCAGGAAACCTGGATATTCTTGGACC AGCGCTAGCCCCATCAATGGCAAGAGCGATAGCCGAGGGGCGCTTGAATCCTGTTACAATGGAGACCTTTGACGAATTCTCCAGAACCATTAGCCCCGTCGAGTTTATTGATACCTCTGCTCTCAATGTGGCTAGTCAGTATGGTTTTCAGGAAATTTTGACACAAGAGAGCACTATTACTATCTGTTCATCTGAGGAAAGCAGAGATGACATCGCAG CATTTGTTGTTGATGACATTACTAGTGGTGAACAGAAGTGCAACAAAGGAGTCCTTGCCCTTGGCAAGTTTCTACCGCAGAAGCATTCCTCTCCGGCAGTGGAATGCAAAGAAGTGAAGCCTAAGAACACACCTGACAACAACCCATTCAAGAAGAGGAAATTACCCACTGACCAAGGTAAAGTACCAGATCAAAACGAGTTGCTAATCGATCTGgatgaagaagaagcagttgtatTGTGCTCATCATTGTCACGAGAGAGTGTTGGCCCAGCAGAATCTCTTGATAGAAATGGAGTGTCAACTGGATTGTGTTGGCCGTTGACACAAGAAAGTGTGGCGTCTATTCCGAATGAGAGATCATCTAAGAGGCAAAGTCAGCAGGAAGCTATCAGGAATATAACCAACAAAAATAAAGATGAAAGGAGTGGACTTCTGAAATTTTTCATGCGTTTGTAA